A region from the Fibrobacter sp. genome encodes:
- a CDS encoding cyclic nucleotide-binding domain-containing protein, with amino-acid sequence MKPLLKKYKAGTILFHENDHSRELYIIQTGKVKIYRMIGKHEMQLTVLGEGSVLGEMALIDGEPRSASAKVIEDSDLIQLDSETFNEEIEGVPPWFMTIIKMTSQKIYQAKRRLQNKSSEHQGANIIITILYFFNFYDKQSNGLDISQTRLKLVQLLGVTLQKATHIISFLHGKGFLEIKDEKMFLCCRKEMEDYCSFLRLLIRKQFEVLQPLDNEAFGIVEKIWNTKGGIRKFEEGLTEISGDVFLSFVENTSYSSNPDEFLEMLRSQSLLTYTKPCKNSDNSISNCVLKIDNMKWKRIYLYSKFNQLIPAA; translated from the coding sequence ATGAAACCTCTGCTGAAAAAATACAAAGCCGGAACAATTCTTTTCCATGAGAATGACCACTCACGTGAACTGTATATAATTCAAACCGGGAAGGTCAAAATCTACAGGATGATCGGCAAGCATGAAATGCAACTGACTGTACTTGGCGAGGGGTCTGTGCTTGGAGAAATGGCACTGATCGATGGAGAACCAAGAAGCGCCTCTGCCAAAGTGATCGAAGACAGCGATCTGATACAACTCGATTCGGAAACTTTTAATGAAGAGATAGAAGGAGTTCCTCCATGGTTCATGACTATCATCAAGATGACAAGCCAGAAGATATACCAGGCAAAACGCCGCCTTCAGAACAAAAGCAGTGAGCATCAGGGCGCCAACATCATAATAACAATCCTTTATTTCTTCAATTTTTACGACAAACAGAGCAACGGCCTGGATATCAGTCAAACCCGGCTGAAACTTGTACAACTGCTTGGAGTCACTTTGCAAAAAGCAACCCATATTATCTCATTTCTGCACGGAAAAGGATTTCTTGAGATTAAAGATGAAAAGATGTTTCTTTGCTGCCGCAAAGAAATGGAGGATTACTGCAGTTTTCTGAGATTACTTATCCGTAAACAGTTTGAGGTACTCCAGCCACTGGATAATGAGGCTTTCGGGATAGTCGAGAAGATCTGGAATACCAAGGGAGGAATCAGAAAATTCGAAGAAGGATTAACAGAGATAAGCGGAGATGTTTTCTTAAGCTTTGTCGAAAACACCTCTTATTCATCAAACCCAGATGAGTTTCTGGAAATGCTCAGGAGCCAATCCCTGCTGACCTATACCAAACCCTGTAAAAATTCCGACAATTCAATTTCAAATTGTGTTCTTAAAATCGACAATATGAAGTGGAAACGTATTTACCTTTACAGCAAATTCAACCAACTCATACCGGCCGCATGA
- a CDS encoding right-handed parallel beta-helix repeat-containing protein, with protein MKKIILLLSLVFICGAEQRAGGILTVNTRWDADEGPFILERDLVIPEGVRLTIAPGTNIIIAPSPIADTSNQIDRTDSLSISIKVLGGALICVGRRDKQISFSPSEPQPGRHSWYGIILNAAEEPFTEIAFTEISGAYCALSIMKCSPVIRNSILEYNYLGINCINKSSPQILNCVICRNFASGIKTRESNPFITSSIIAFNSNTGVWCDGLSKINFEYNCVHGNGDGNLLDCDPELGILTKTNKNKDSCDLHFNLYRDPVFAGSLADSIAHEQDISVPTKKSRIKNFALARIIHDEDTAKQKVKTRTGKYSLSNYSPCINAGNPADRFKDADGSKNDMGVEGGREFYH; from the coding sequence ATGAAAAAAATCATTTTATTGCTTTCACTTGTTTTTATCTGTGGAGCAGAGCAGAGAGCAGGCGGTATCCTTACAGTCAATACCCGGTGGGATGCCGATGAGGGGCCATTTATTCTTGAACGAGACCTGGTGATACCCGAGGGTGTCAGGTTGACTATCGCTCCAGGCACAAATATCATAATTGCGCCATCCCCCATCGCCGATACCTCAAACCAGATCGACAGAACAGATTCTCTATCAATCTCCATCAAGGTTCTCGGAGGAGCACTTATCTGCGTCGGACGACGAGATAAACAAATAAGCTTCTCTCCTTCAGAACCGCAGCCTGGAAGGCACTCATGGTATGGAATAATTCTTAATGCCGCCGAAGAACCATTCACTGAGATCGCTTTTACAGAAATCAGCGGCGCATACTGTGCCTTGTCAATAATGAAATGCAGTCCTGTGATCCGTAACAGTATACTGGAATACAACTATCTTGGAATTAACTGTATCAATAAGAGTTCTCCTCAGATCCTTAACTGTGTAATCTGCCGAAATTTCGCGTCTGGAATAAAAACCCGTGAATCAAATCCCTTCATTACCAGCAGCATCATCGCCTTCAACAGCAACACCGGAGTCTGGTGTGACGGGTTATCAAAAATCAATTTTGAATACAATTGCGTTCACGGTAACGGGGACGGTAATCTCCTCGATTGTGATCCTGAACTGGGAATACTGACAAAAACAAACAAAAACAAGGACTCCTGCGACTTGCACTTCAACCTTTACCGCGATCCGGTATTTGCCGGTTCTTTAGCAGATTCCATCGCTCATGAACAGGATATCTCTGTTCCTACAAAGAAAAGCAGGATAAAGAATTTTGCTCTGGCCAGAATTATCCACGATGAAGATACGGCTAAACAAAAAGTCAAAACCAGGACAGGAAAATACAGCCTGTCGAATTATTCCCCATGTATAAATGCCGGTAATCCAGCTGACAGGTTCAAAGACGCAGATGGCTCGAAAAACGACATGGGTGTCGAGGGAGGACGAGAATTTTACCACTGA